Proteins co-encoded in one Arachis hypogaea cultivar Tifrunner chromosome 13, arahy.Tifrunner.gnm2.J5K5, whole genome shotgun sequence genomic window:
- the LOC112737575 gene encoding uncharacterized protein isoform X2 — protein MELLLTPPLPSVRHLYEIDDQRGEEYSNAAWMKHRSSPLSSPVVFVKPPPLSALQHRRHGVALIMLGSASCCSYLLPLFSGQPLSPGIRHDLKLLPLYVLRGALLTLVPQCEVVDDVLNVVVRMLTTTSERQRWFLPTSIMQAAIDDRSMTFGNMTSLHNKYMRSKVDRVTRIYQPMWCDRHWYLMIIDVPRKKLIYLDSLRDPHQADARKTGMMRVALYLEGLTLGKPWLSGEGALRPRFSAFDFEEPDVPQQKGNSMDCGVWVAQWMIREHLWKDYGVQHVNSATRMRLAADLVLKSHNEIAQEVVAKAFAHWEMKST, from the exons ATGGAGCTCCTCCTCACTCCGCCCCTTCCCTCTGTCCGGCATCTGTACGAAATTGATGACCAGCGCGGAGAAGAGTACTCGAACGCGGCTTGGATGAAGCATCGTAGCAGCCCTCTATCGTCGCCGGTGGTCTTCGTGAAGCCACCACCGCTGTCCGCGTTGCAACACCGGCGGCACGGCGTCGCCCTTATTATGCTGGGATCTGCCTCGTGTTGTTCCTATCTTCTGCCCCTGTTTTCTGGCCAACCCTTGTCCCCAGGGATCCGTCACGATCTGAAGCTACTCCCTCTCTATGTACT TAGGGGAGCGCTTCTTACCCTGGTGCCACAATGTGAGGTTGTCGATGAT GTCCTTAATGTAGTGGTTCGCATGCTCACAACTACCTCCGAAAGACAACGTTGGTTCCTACCCACAAGTATTATG CAAGCTGCAATCGACGATCGTTCCATGACGTTCGGGAACATGACATCCCTCCATAATAAGTACATGCGGAGCAAGGTGGATCGTGTCACGAGG ATTTATCAGCCGATGTGGTGTGACCGGCACTGGTACCTAATGATTATTGATGTTCCAAGGAAGAAGTTGATCTATCTTGACTCACTTCGAGACCCGCATCAAGCTGATGCAAGGAAAACAGGGATGATGCGAGTG GCGCTGTATCTCGAGGGACTCACGTTAGGAAAGCCATGGTTGTCGGGCGAGGGGGCGCTGCGTCCTAGGTTTTCGGCATTTGATTTCGAAGAGCCAGATGTCCCTCAACAAAAGGGGAACTC CATGGACTGTGGCGTATGGGTGGCCCAATGGATGATTCGAGAACACTTATGGAAAGATTATGGAGTACAG CATGTGAATAGTGCGACGCGAATGCGGTTAGCTGCGGATTTAGTGCTGAAATCACACAACGAAATCGCACAGGAGGTAGTCGCAAAGGCATTTGCACACTGGGAGATGAAGTCAACCTAG
- the LOC112737575 gene encoding uncharacterized protein isoform X1: MDLTADTDGDTPALNTEANVECVGYGVVGRHRCNARPPAPDDVVHLGSLLSMKVERIPQIMDLVFHPKDGMNLSKLELAVATYIFSRDLPHMYITLPTGARFPTRLVHSRGALLTLVPQCEVVDDVLNVVVRMLTTTSERQRWFLPTSIMQAAIDDRSMTFGNMTSLHNKYMRSKVDRVTRIYQPMWCDRHWYLMIIDVPRKKLIYLDSLRDPHQADARKTGMMRVALYLEGLTLGKPWLSGEGALRPRFSAFDFEEPDVPQQKGNSMDCGVWVAQWMIREHLWKDYGVQHVNSATRMRLAADLVLKSHNEIAQEVVAKAFAHWEMKST, encoded by the exons A TGGATTTAACCGCCGACACCGACGGAGACACGCCTGCATTGAACACGGAGGCTAACGTAGAATGTGTGGGTTATGGAGTTGTTGGACGGCATAGGTGCAACGCCCGGCCCCCTGCTCCTGACGACGTGGTCCACTTAGGCAGTCTGCTGAGTATGAAGGTTGAGCGAATCCCACAG ATTATGGACCTGGTCTTCCATCCGAAGGATGGGATGAATTTGTCCAAGCTGGAGTTAGCCGTAGCAACGTACATCTTTAGCAGAGACCTTCCACATATGTACATAACACTACCCACTGGTGCACGATTTCCTACGCGACTTGTGCATAG TAGGGGAGCGCTTCTTACCCTGGTGCCACAATGTGAGGTTGTCGATGAT GTCCTTAATGTAGTGGTTCGCATGCTCACAACTACCTCCGAAAGACAACGTTGGTTCCTACCCACAAGTATTATG CAAGCTGCAATCGACGATCGTTCCATGACGTTCGGGAACATGACATCCCTCCATAATAAGTACATGCGGAGCAAGGTGGATCGTGTCACGAGG ATTTATCAGCCGATGTGGTGTGACCGGCACTGGTACCTAATGATTATTGATGTTCCAAGGAAGAAGTTGATCTATCTTGACTCACTTCGAGACCCGCATCAAGCTGATGCAAGGAAAACAGGGATGATGCGAGTG GCGCTGTATCTCGAGGGACTCACGTTAGGAAAGCCATGGTTGTCGGGCGAGGGGGCGCTGCGTCCTAGGTTTTCGGCATTTGATTTCGAAGAGCCAGATGTCCCTCAACAAAAGGGGAACTC CATGGACTGTGGCGTATGGGTGGCCCAATGGATGATTCGAGAACACTTATGGAAAGATTATGGAGTACAG CATGTGAATAGTGCGACGCGAATGCGGTTAGCTGCGGATTTAGTGCTGAAATCACACAACGAAATCGCACAGGAGGTAGTCGCAAAGGCATTTGCACACTGGGAGATGAAGTCAACCTAG
- the LOC112737575 gene encoding uncharacterized protein isoform X3 has product MKVERIPQIMDLVFHPKDGMNLSKLELAVATYIFSRDLPHMYITLPTGARFPTRLVHSRGALLTLVPQCEVVDDVLNVVVRMLTTTSERQRWFLPTSIMQAAIDDRSMTFGNMTSLHNKYMRSKVDRVTRIYQPMWCDRHWYLMIIDVPRKKLIYLDSLRDPHQADARKTGMMRVALYLEGLTLGKPWLSGEGALRPRFSAFDFEEPDVPQQKGNSMDCGVWVAQWMIREHLWKDYGVQHVNSATRMRLAADLVLKSHNEIAQEVVAKAFAHWEMKST; this is encoded by the exons ATGAAGGTTGAGCGAATCCCACAG ATTATGGACCTGGTCTTCCATCCGAAGGATGGGATGAATTTGTCCAAGCTGGAGTTAGCCGTAGCAACGTACATCTTTAGCAGAGACCTTCCACATATGTACATAACACTACCCACTGGTGCACGATTTCCTACGCGACTTGTGCATAG TAGGGGAGCGCTTCTTACCCTGGTGCCACAATGTGAGGTTGTCGATGAT GTCCTTAATGTAGTGGTTCGCATGCTCACAACTACCTCCGAAAGACAACGTTGGTTCCTACCCACAAGTATTATG CAAGCTGCAATCGACGATCGTTCCATGACGTTCGGGAACATGACATCCCTCCATAATAAGTACATGCGGAGCAAGGTGGATCGTGTCACGAGG ATTTATCAGCCGATGTGGTGTGACCGGCACTGGTACCTAATGATTATTGATGTTCCAAGGAAGAAGTTGATCTATCTTGACTCACTTCGAGACCCGCATCAAGCTGATGCAAGGAAAACAGGGATGATGCGAGTG GCGCTGTATCTCGAGGGACTCACGTTAGGAAAGCCATGGTTGTCGGGCGAGGGGGCGCTGCGTCCTAGGTTTTCGGCATTTGATTTCGAAGAGCCAGATGTCCCTCAACAAAAGGGGAACTC CATGGACTGTGGCGTATGGGTGGCCCAATGGATGATTCGAGAACACTTATGGAAAGATTATGGAGTACAG CATGTGAATAGTGCGACGCGAATGCGGTTAGCTGCGGATTTAGTGCTGAAATCACACAACGAAATCGCACAGGAGGTAGTCGCAAAGGCATTTGCACACTGGGAGATGAAGTCAACCTAG